The genomic window GGCGCGCCACCCACTCCGCCATGGAGACGGACTTGAGCGTGAGGCCGCCGTAGGTGTCGGCGTTGCGGGACAACACCACGTCGCCGAAGAGCTCCGCCTCGCGCGCCGCGCGCCGCGACAGCTCGCGGTCGCGGGTCCTGCCCAGCAGGAAGACCGCGGCGACTCCCGGCAGGCTAGCCGCCGCCTTCCACGTCATCCTGGCGGCCGCGCGCAGGTCGGCGTGGCCGCAGGCGGAGTGCACCACGACGAGCAGGTCCACTCCGCGGCCCGAGTCGGCGCACGCGCGGGGCAGCGCGTCGAACCCCGGCTGGTATACCTCGCTGATGGCGGTGCCGTTGTACCTGGCCGCCCGCATCCGCCCGACAACCTCCTGCTCCGCCGCGGTCACGTCCCGCTCCGCTCCGCAGTTCGATGGACGCGGAGCCGGGTTGTAATCCGACAAGAACTGTTGCAGGTAGTACGTCCGAGCTTCTTCCGCGACGTAGCTTCGCTTAGGAGCAGGCAAAACCAAAAACACGAAGAAACCCGAAAGTGTTAACAACATGACGATGACTATGTTTCTCTGATATCGTCTCatacttggaatttttttttttaactcttttcGTGTTCAATACACAAAAAACACGTCTTCTATTCTAACGCGAACACGGTTTGTTGATATCATTCAGCACCCCACTATCAGCTCTGATTGGGAAATCTGGATGCTGGATGGAATATCGTAAACTTCAGCAGATTAGAGTTCATTGCAACgaagtaaaaaaataactgtatAGTGCAATAATTGGAGCTCGTCTGAAGAAGAGCAATGCAGGCACTAACTTCCATACGATTGCTTGTTCCACTGATGATTTGGGCGATGGCAGCCCTgcaaagagaagaaaaaaatattgagcgcAGCTACAAGTCAAGCGCATTCGTTAGTATAGATTTGAACAAACTCAATGCTTGAAATATAAACCACGCCATGAAAATGCACAAATATAGCATATAGGTAACAAATGACGAGTCGCCAAGAATACAAAAAGCCCAGTCCTGCGTCTTGAGAAGGAAATGTTCCAATTTGGAAAATCCATTACTCAGCCGGAATAGAATCCGGATATTTTAGTTAATAGTAAACTTCCATGGACTAACAGTCCAGCCAAGATTGTGTTGAAGAATTCGTTGTTAAATTTTCTGTAAATGTACCTAAACTATATTAGCTAAgataattaacatttttatatcaGGTCGTTCTATTAGCGACAATATGCTTGGCTGGGCGTTTCAATAGtccaaagttgaaaaaaaatcacaagagtGCCGGgaccaaaaaatatttgttgatcTGTCTCAATTAAATTTCTTAGAATAAAGAATTCGAGTTCAagttcataataaaataaaatacccgATAGTTTTGAACACCTGCAAAATATACaacttatttatataaaattatataaaatctcAACCCACGCTCATGTTTTCCCGTTTGCAtgagaaattttaaataaaaaagttacacgCTTCATATTTGCGAGAAATCTCCAGAGTGTAATCGAGGATATTAAGTACATACGTGTTCCCGAGGTACTATACACTGTGCCAGTACGATGCGCGATGTGGCGagggaaaaaaaaccaaacactGGACTATCACTCCAGACCACAAGGGTTCTAATCCACGTTGTTTCCAAGGACGGCTCCAGGAAGACTTGTCGGGAGGGGCTGTGACacaaagaaaggatgcagttgGCCAAACGTGACATTAAGGCTCCCTTCACACCGGGCCAATGCGAGCGAGACAATAGAAACGCGCCACGCCGTGCTGACAAGAAACTAAACATAACTATTCACACGGAGTAGCGCATTCACACCAGCAGAGGCCAGGGGTCGTGCGCAAGAGTGATGGCGGTATCAACTTTCTACACCGAAAGGTTTACTTTAGAAGCGCAGGAGGGAATCGATTTCTGGGACATGCCTGCTAATActccagagatttttttttttaaaaaaaaggtagtaATCCTTATGTTATTTGCTCAACGAAGGATCGTGTGAAGCCGATTTCTTCTGTTTTAAGGGCATCTTTTTGCCGCTGCAACAACACAAACAATGTACCGTACTCGCTCCctccaaatacaattttttttcatgctgGTAATTGGGATTGTAGCTCAGTGGCGCGTTCGAAGTCGCTCGAGATGATTCTTACACGTTTTCCTAACGCGACACGCAATGAGGCGCTGTGAGTGGCCCTGTGTACAGGAGCCTTAATATGTCAGAGAGAGGCTTGGaataataacatttttgtgtTCTCAAATACTGTCATTTAACAGTTGCAAACAACTTTTAATAAAAGAATAGTTTAACACACCAATTTAAGtatttgagttatatatatacaatacaaaatttaaaaataaaaatttgctcccccccccccccccaa from Bacillus rossius redtenbacheri isolate Brsri chromosome 1, Brsri_v3, whole genome shotgun sequence includes these protein-coding regions:
- the LOC134528905 gene encoding beta-1,3-galactosyltransferase 5-like — its product is MRRYQRNIVIVMLLTLSGFFVFLVLPAPKRSYVAEEARTYYLQQFLSDYNPAPRPSNCGAERDVTAAEQEVVGRMRAARYNGTAISEVYQPGFDALPRACADSGRGVDLLVVVHSACGHADLRAAARMTWKAAASLPGVAAVFLLGRTRDRELSRRAAREAELFGDVVLSRNADTYGGLTLKSVSMAEWVARHCRRAGFVLKADDDVFLNVVRLLQLVRLPEVAASTRSFFGRLTRGAKPVRDPSSKFHVPEAEFPGDTYPDYLQGSSYLYTGDLSQDLYAWAVAQDLFRMEDVFVTGFLADVLQARRVDVGRFQADYRTVRSGWKRRRVDPCDLRSRVVVH